From the genome of Argentina anserina chromosome 4, drPotAnse1.1, whole genome shotgun sequence, one region includes:
- the LOC126790860 gene encoding sugar transport protein MST4-like, whose protein sequence is MAGGFGAATGGTEFEAKITPLVIISCIMAASGGLMFGYDIGISGGVTSMPDFLKEFFPHVYRNQQNPGLTGNYCKYDNQGLQMFTSSLYLAALIATFFASYTTKALGRKMTMLIAGILFLAGTAFNAAAINLAMLIIGRLLLGCGVGFANQAIPLFLSEVAPTRIRGALNILFQLNITIGILVANLINYGTSKITEGYGWRISLGLAGVPALLLTVGSLIVVDTPHSLIERGKLEQGKAVLRRIRGVNNVEPEYLEIVEANRAAFEIKNPFQNLLKRRNRPTLVIAMMMQIFQQFTGINAIMFYAPVLFQTLGFKSDASLYSSVITGLVNVLSTVVSVVLVDRAGRRMLLIEAGIQMFLSQMGVAVIMGLKVKDFTNNLGHGLGILVLILVCSFVASFAWSWGPLGWLIPSETFAVEARSAGQSIAVFTNMLFTFVIAQAFLSMLCHMKAGIFVFFSAWVLVMTLFTIFLIPETKNIPIDEMNDRVWKQHWYWKRFMDDTEDVGKGQV, encoded by the exons ATGGCAGGCGGATTTGGCGCTGCAACCGGAGGCACGGAATTTGAAGCAAAGATCACACCCCTTGTGATCATTTCTTGTATAATGGCAGCTAGCGGAGGCCTAATGTTTGGTTATGATATCGGAATTTCAG GGGGTGTTACATCAATGCCAGACTTTTTGAAGGAGTTCTTCCCACATGTTTACAGAAATCAACAAAACCCAGGACTTACTGGAAATTACTGTAAATATGATAATCAAGGGTTACAGATGTTCACATCTTCACTGTACCTGGCTGCTTTGATAGCAACATTCTTTGCATCGTACACAACGAAAGCACTAGGTCGAAAGATGACCATGTTGATAGCCGGAATTTTATTTTTAGCTGGAACAGCTTTCAATGCTGCAGCTATCAACCTTGCCATGCTCATTATCGGGAGGCTCTTACTTGGTTGTGGAGTTGGTTTTGCTAACCAG GCGATTCCACTATTTCTATCGGAAGTTGCACCCACAAGAATTCGTGGGGCACTTAACATACTCTTCCAGCTTAATATCACCATTGGCATTCTGGTTGCAAATCTTATCAACTATGGAACATCCAA AATTACAGAAGGTTATGGCTGGAGAATATCACTGGGTTTAGCTGGGGTCCCGGCACTTCTCCTAACCGTGGGGTCTCTTATTGTAGTAGACACTCCTCACAGTTTGATCGAACGAGGTAAGTTGGAACAAGGAAAAGCAGTTCTTAGAAGAATTCGCGGTGTCAACAATGTTGAACCAGAATACTTGGAGATTGTTGAGGCAAATCGTGCAGCATTCGAAATCAAAAACCCCTTCCAAAATCTCTTAAAGCGTAGGAACAGACCTACTTTGGTCATTGCAATGATGATGCAG ATCTTTCAACAATTTACCGGAATTAATGCGATCATGTTCTACGCTCCAGTTTTGTTCCAGACTTTGGGATTTAAGAGTGATGCTTCACTTTACTCATCAGTTATAACAGGACTTGTCAACGTTCTCTCAACCGTTGTATCAGTTGTGCTTGTCGATAGAGCTGGTCGCCGGATGCTATTGATCGAAGCTGGGATTCAAATGTTCCTCTCTCAAATGGGAGTTGCCGTAATTATGGGACTTAAAGTTAAGGATTTTACTAACAACCTAGGACACGGCTTGGGAATTCTAGTGTTGATTTTGGTTTGTAGTTTTGTGGCGTCTTTTGCATGGTCTTGGGGTCCTCTAGGGTGGTTGATCCCCAGTGAGACATTCGCTGTTGAAGCTCGCTCGGCTGGCCAAAGTATAGCTGTTTTTACCAACATGCTCTTCACATTTGTTATAGCGCAAGCCTTCCTTTCAATGCTTTGCCACATGAAGGCTGGGATATTCGTTTTCTTCTCTGCTTGGGTTCTTGTCATGACACTTTTTACGATCTTCTTGATTCCTGAGACCAAGAATATTCCCATTGATGAGATGAATGACAGAGTGTGGAAGCAACACTGGTACTGGAAGAGATTCATGGATGACACTGAAGATGTGGGCAAGGGTCAAGTTTAA
- the LOC126790483 gene encoding sugar transport protein 13-like, producing the protein MAGGFGVTSAGGEEFEAKITHIVIISCILAASGGLMFGYDIGISGGVTSMPDFLKKFFPLVYKRQQIPGLESNYCKYDNQYLQLFTSSLYLAALTASFFASYTTRKLGRKMTMLVAGIFFCVGTILNAAAQNLAMLIIGRLLLGCGVGFGNQAVPLFLSEVAPSRIRGALNILFQLNVTIGLLLANVINYGSSKVTGGWGWRLSLGLAGVPSVLLTIGALIVVDTPNSLIERGKLEEGKAVLKRIRGVDNVDPEFLELLEASRIAREVKHPFRNLLKRKNRPQLIITVFLQFFQQFTGINAINFYAPVLFQTLGFKNDASLYSAVITGSCMVVGAIISIYLADRAGRRVLMLEGAIQMLVSHVGVTIILGLKLKETTSSLDRGMAILVVVLVCSFVGSFGWSWGPLAWLIASEIFPLETRSAGQSVTVGVNMFFTFVIAQAFLSMLCHLKFGIFLFFGVFVFIMFLFVLFLLPETKGVPIEEMTDVIWRQHWFWKRYIEDDSEDDAKREQGYA; encoded by the exons ATGGCGGGGGGATTTGGGGTTACGTCCGCAGGTGGCGAAGAATTTGAAGCAAAAATCACTCATATCGTTATCATTTCTTGCATATTGGCCGCTAGCGGAGGCCTCATGTTTGGTTATGATATTGGTATTTCAG GGGGTGTTACATCCATGCCCGACTTCCTGAAGAAATTCTTTCCATTAGTATATAAGAGGCAACAAATTCCAGGGCTTGAGAGCAATTACTGCAAATATGACAACCAATACCTGCAATTGTTCACATCTTCATTGTACCTTGCTGCTTTAACGGCATCATTCTTTGCTTCTTACACTACAAGAAAGCTAGGTCGAAAGATGACCATGTTAGTTGCCGGGATTTTCTTTTGCGTTGGAACCATTCTTAATGCTGCAGCTCAGAACCTTGCCATGCTTATTATCGGGAGGCTCTTACTTGGTTGTGGAGTAGGATTTGGTAACCAG GCGGTACCTCTTTTCCTTTCCGAGGTTGCACCATCAAGGATTCGTGGGGCTCTTAATATACTCTTCCAGCTCAATGTCACCATTGGACTTCTCTTAGCAAACGTTATCAATTATGGTAGTTCCAA GGTGACAGGGGGGTGGGGATGGAGGCTATCATTGGGTTTGGCTGGTGTTCCGTCAGTTCTATTAACGATTGGGGCTCTGATTGTGGTGGATACTCCTAACAGTTTGATTGAGCGAGGCAAGTTAGAGGAAGGAAAAGCAGTTCTTAAGAGAATTCGGGGCGTTGACAACGTTGATCCGGAGTTTTTAGAGCTTCTTGAGGCAAGTCGCATTGCTCGAGAAGTTAAGCATCCCTTCAGAAATCTGTTGAAGCGTAAGAATAGGCCTCAACTGATTATTACAGTGTTTTTGCAG TTCTTCCAGCAATTCACAGGCATTAATGCAATCAACTTCTACGCTCCAGTTTTGTTTCAGACCCTGGGATTTAAAAATGACGCTTCACTTTACTCCGCTGTTATAACAGGAAGCTGTATGGTGGTCGGAGCCATTATATCAATTTACTTGGCAGACAGAGCCGGCCGCCGCGTTCTTATGCTAGAAGGAGCTATCCAAATGTTGGTTTCTCATGTTGGTGTAACAATAATACTTGGACTTAAACTGAAAGAAACCACAAGCAGCCTTGATCGCGGAATGGCGATTCTGGTGGTAGTGTTGGTCTGCTCTTTTGTAGGTTCGTTTGGATGGTCTTGGGGACCTCTTGCCTGGCTGATAGCTAGCGAGATATTTCCGCTAGAGACACGATCGGCAGGGCAAAGTGTGACCGTCGGTGTCAATATGTTCTTTACATTCGTCATAGCACAAGCTTTCCTCTCGATGCTTTGCCACCTGAAGTTTGGcatattcttatttttcgGAGTTTTTGTGTTCATCATGTTCTTGTTTGTGCTCTTCTTGCTTCCCGAGACCAAGGGTGTGCCAATTGAAGAGATGACGGACGTTATTTGGAGACAACATTGGTTTTGGAAGAGATATATTGAGGACGATTCTGAAGATGATGCCAAGAGGGAGCAGGGATATGCTTGA
- the LOC126790610 gene encoding sugar transport protein MST4-like, which yields MAGGFGVSSGGGEFEAKITPLVVISCIMAASGGLMFGYDVGISGGVTSMPDFLKKFFPVVYKKTQSPGLESNYCKYDNQGLQLFTSSLYLAALLATFVASYTTKMLGRKLTMLIAGIFFCVGTVFNAAAHNLAMLIIGRILLGCGVGFANQAIPLFLSEVAPTRIRGALNILFQLNITIGILVANLINYGTSKLTDGTGWRISLGLAGVPAVLLTVGSLIVVDTPNSLIQRGKLEEGKAVLRKIRGIENVDPEFLEIVEASRVAAEVKDPFRNLFNRRNRPSLIIAILMQVFQQFTGINAIMFYAPVLFQTLGFKSDASLYSAVITGLVNVLSTVVSIVIVDKAGRRMLLLEAGVQMFLSQMGVAVIMGWKVKDTTNNLGHGLGILVVILICSFVASFAWSWGPLGWLIPSETFALEARSAGQSVAVFTNMLFTFVIAQAFLSMLCHMRYGIFYFFSAWVLLMTLFTLFLIPETKNVPIEEMTDRVWRKHWFWKRFMDEWDMDAPKGHA from the exons ATGGCGGGAGGCTTTGGGGTGTCGTCCGGAGGCGGAGAATTTGAAGCCAAGATCACGCCTCTGGTTGTCATTTCTTGCATAATGGCAGCTAGTGGTGGACTAATGTTTGGTTACGATGTTGGAATTTCAG GTGGTGTTACATCAATGCCCGACTTTCTGAAGAAATTCTTCCCAGTTGTATACAAGAAGACACAAAGTCCAGGACTTGAGAGTAACTACTGCAAATACGATAATCAAGGGCTACAACTATTCACATCATCGTTGTACCTTGCGGCTTTATTAGCAACATTTGTTGCATCATACACAACCAAAATGCTAGGCCGAAAGCTAACCATGTTGATTGCTGGGATATTCTTTTGCGTTGGAACAGTTTTTAATGCTGCAGCTCATAACCTTGCGATGCTCATTATTGGAAGGATCTTACTTGGTTGTGGTGTTGGATTTGCAAATCAG GCGATTCCACTTTTCCTATCTGAGGTTGCACCAACAAGAATTCGTGGAGCACTTAACATACTCTTCCAGCTCAATATTACGATTGGAATTCTGGTTGCAAACCTTATCAATTATGGAACATCCAA ACTAACTGACGGAACGGGATGGAGAATATCACTAGGTTTGGCTGGCGTTCCCGCAGTTCTACTAACTGTGGGGTCTCTTATTGTGGTAGACACCCCTAATAGTTTGATCCAAAGAGGTAAGTTGGAGGAAGGCAAAGCAGTTCTTAGAAAGATCCGAGGCATTGAGAATGTGGATCCAGAATTCTTAGAGATAGTTGAGGCAAGTCGTGTGGCTGCGGAAGTGAAGGATCCCTTCAGGAATCTTTTTAACCGTAGGAACAGGCCTTCGCTGATCATTGCAATATTGATGCAG GTTTTCCAACAATTCACTGGAATTAATGCAATCATGTTTTATGCTCCAGTCTTGTTCCAAACCTTGGGATTTAAGAGTGACGCCTCTCTCTATTCAGCTGTCATAACAGGACTTGTCAATGTCCTCTCAACTGTCGTGTCAATCGTCATTGTCGACAAAGCTGGTCGCCGAATGCTCTTGCTAGAAGCTGGTGTTCAAATGTTCCTCTCGCAAATGGGAGTTGCCGTGATTATGGGATGGAAAGTTAAGGATACAACTAACAACCTCGGACATGGCTTGGGAATACTTGTGGTGATTTTGATCTGCAGCTTTGTGGCATCGTTTGCATGGTCTTGGGGACCTCTAGGTTGGTTGATCCCTAGTGAGACGTTTGCCCTAGAGGCTCGTTCTGCTGGACAAAGTGTTGCTGTGTTTACAAACATGCTCTTCACATTTGTTATAGCACAGGCTTTCCTCTCGATGCTTTGCCACATGAGGTACGGCATATTCTACTTCTTCTCAGCCTGGGTTCTTCTCATGACACTCTTTACATTATTCTTAATTCCGGAGACCAAGAATGTTCCTATTGAAGAGATGACTGACAGAGTATGGAGGAAGCACTGGTTCTGGAAGAGATTTATGGATGAGTGGGATATGGATGCACCCAAGGGCCATGCTTga